One part of the Botrytis cinerea B05.10 chromosome 8, complete sequence genome encodes these proteins:
- the Bcgb1 gene encoding Bcgb1, with protein MSSNSNDVSPEAMQSRIQQARREAESLKDRIKRKKDDLADATLMNLARAQQEALPKNQMMKTRKTLKGHLAKIYAMHWSTDRRHLVSASQDGKLIIWDAYTTNKVHAIPLRSSWVMTCAYAPSGNYVACGGLDNICSIYNLNSNRDGPTRVARELSGHSGYLSCCRFINDRSILTSSGDMTCMKWDVETGSKVTEFADHLGDVMSISINPTNQNTFVSGACDAFAKLWDVRAGKAVQTFAGHESDINAIQFFPDGHSFVTGSDDATCRLFDIRADRELNQYGHESILCGITSVACSVSGRLLFAGYDDFECKVWDITRAEKVGSLVGHDNRVSCLGVSNDGMSLCTGSWDSLLKVWAM; from the exons ATGTCGTCAAACTCGAACGATGTATCGCCAGAGGCGATGCAGTCGCGTATTCAACAAGCCCGTCGTGAAGCCGAGTCATTAAAGGATAGGATAAAGCGCAAGAAGGATGATTTGGCAGATGCAACGC TGATGAACCTTGCGAGGGCTCAACAAGAAGCTTTACCCAAGAATCAAATGATGAAGACCCGAAAGACATTAAAAGGACATCTCGCAAAGATTTATGCAATGCACTGGTCAACCGATAGAAGACATTTGGTATCAGCATCGCAAGACGgtaaattaattatttggGATGCATACACAACCAACAAAGTCCATGCTATTCCTCTACGATCTTCGTGGGTCATGACCTGTGCCTATGCACCAAGTGGTAATTACGTCGCATGTGGTGGATTGGATAACATTTGTTCTATTTACAACTTAAACTCAAACCGTGACGGACCTACAAGAGTAGCTCGGGAACTGTCTGGACATTCTGGTTACCTTTCTTGTTGTCGATTCATCAATGACCGAAGTATCCTTACATCTTCAGGAGACATGACTTGTATGAAGTGGGATGTCGAGACAGGATCAAAGGTCACCGAGTTCGCAGATCATTTGGGTGATGTTATGAGCATCAGTATTAATCCAACTAACCAAAATACATTTGTTTCAGGCGCTTGCGATGCCTTTGCGAAACTTTGGGATGTTCGTGCAGGCAAGGCTGTTCAAACTTTCGCAGGACATGAATCAGACATCAACgccattcaattcttcccaGACGGACACTCCTTTGTCACCGGTTCCGATGATGCTACCTGCAGGCTTTTTGACATTCGTGCCGATAGAGAACTTAATCAATACGGA CATGAATCCATTCTCTGCGGTATCACATCTGTGGCCTGCTCTGTATCTGGCAGGCTTTTATTCGCTGGTTACGATGATTTCGAGTGCAAG GTGTGGGATATCACTCGCGCTGAGAAGGTCGGATCATTGGTTGGACATGACAATCGTGTCAGTTGTTTGGGTGTTAGTAATGATGGAATGAGTTTGTGCACTGGATCGTGGGATTCATTG CTCAAGGTTTGGGCCATGTAG
- the Bcgb1 gene encoding Bcgb1, whose translation MSSNSNDVSPEAMQSRIQQARREAESLKDRIKRKKDDLADATLMNLARAQQEALPKNQMMKTRKTLKGHLAKIYAMHWSTDRRHLVSASQDGKLIIWDAYTTNKVHAIPLRSSWVMTCAYAPSGNYVACGGLDNICSIYNLNSNRDGPTRVARELSGHSGYLSCCRFINDRSILTSSGDMTCMKWDVETGSKVTEFADHLGDVMSISINPTNQNTFVSGACDAFAKLWDVRAGKAVQTFAGHESDINAIQFFPDGHSFVTGSDDATCRLFDIRADRELNQYGHESILCGITSVACSVSGRLLFAGYDDFECKVWDITRAEKVGSLVGHDNRVSCLGVSNDGMSLCTGSWDSLLKLWST comes from the exons ATGTCGTCAAACTCGAACGATGTATCGCCAGAGGCGATGCAGTCGCGTATTCAACAAGCCCGTCGTGAAGCCGAGTCATTAAAGGATAGGATAAAGCGCAAGAAGGATGATTTGGCAGATGCAACGC TGATGAACCTTGCGAGGGCTCAACAAGAAGCTTTACCCAAGAATCAAATGATGAAGACCCGAAAGACATTAAAAGGACATCTCGCAAAGATTTATGCAATGCACTGGTCAACCGATAGAAGACATTTGGTATCAGCATCGCAAGACGgtaaattaattatttggGATGCATACACAACCAACAAAGTCCATGCTATTCCTCTACGATCTTCGTGGGTCATGACCTGTGCCTATGCACCAAGTGGTAATTACGTCGCATGTGGTGGATTGGATAACATTTGTTCTATTTACAACTTAAACTCAAACCGTGACGGACCTACAAGAGTAGCTCGGGAACTGTCTGGACATTCTGGTTACCTTTCTTGTTGTCGATTCATCAATGACCGAAGTATCCTTACATCTTCAGGAGACATGACTTGTATGAAGTGGGATGTCGAGACAGGATCAAAGGTCACCGAGTTCGCAGATCATTTGGGTGATGTTATGAGCATCAGTATTAATCCAACTAACCAAAATACATTTGTTTCAGGCGCTTGCGATGCCTTTGCGAAACTTTGGGATGTTCGTGCAGGCAAGGCTGTTCAAACTTTCGCAGGACATGAATCAGACATCAACgccattcaattcttcccaGACGGACACTCCTTTGTCACCGGTTCCGATGATGCTACCTGCAGGCTTTTTGACATTCGTGCCGATAGAGAACTTAATCAATACGGA CATGAATCCATTCTCTGCGGTATCACATCTGTGGCCTGCTCTGTATCTGGCAGGCTTTTATTCGCTGGTTACGATGATTTCGAGTGCAAG GTGTGGGATATCACTCGCGCTGAGAAGGTCGGATCATTGGTTGGACATGACAATCGTGTCAGTTGTTTGGGTGTTAGTAATGATGGAATGAGTTTGTGCACTGGATCGTGGGATTCATTG CTCAAACTCTGGTCCACATAA